In one window of Fictibacillus phosphorivorans DNA:
- a CDS encoding deoxynucleoside kinase has translation MAGMIGTGKSTYAEFLSEQLGSSIFYESVVDNPILPDYYKNPKRWAFPLQIYFLNTRFKTIREARTSPDNVLDRSLYEDLIFAELNFDSGNMTQLEFDTYKDLLDTMMNEIDKTPKSRPDLLVYLDSDFDTVLNRIRQRGRSYEQVEENPELFAYYKTLHAKYKEWIKAYDKTPVLLIESDQYNIFDKDDQKKILTLVKNELARLHSLKQPSLLMHESR, from the coding sequence ATGGCAGGTATGATCGGTACTGGTAAGTCTACATATGCTGAATTTTTGAGCGAGCAGCTTGGAAGCTCTATCTTTTATGAAAGTGTCGTTGACAACCCTATTTTACCCGATTATTACAAAAACCCGAAGCGATGGGCTTTCCCGCTTCAGATTTATTTCTTAAACACACGTTTTAAGACGATTCGTGAAGCTCGTACAAGTCCGGATAACGTTCTGGATCGAAGCCTTTATGAAGATTTAATTTTTGCAGAACTAAATTTTGATTCAGGAAACATGACGCAGCTTGAATTTGATACTTATAAAGATCTTCTGGATACGATGATGAACGAAATCGACAAAACTCCAAAGTCACGTCCTGATCTGCTTGTCTATTTGGATAGTGATTTTGATACGGTTTTAAACCGTATCCGTCAAAGGGGCCGCTCATACGAGCAAGTTGAAGAAAATCCTGAACTTTTTGCTTATTACAAAACGCTTCATGCTAAATACAAAGAGTGGATTAAAGCTTATGATAAAACACCTGTATTGTTGATTGAAAGTGATCAATATAACATTTTTGATAAAGACGATCAGAAGAAAATCCTTACACTTGTTAAAAATGAACTTGCGCGCCTTCATTCATTAAAGCAACCTTCTTTACTCATGCATGAAAGCCGTTAA
- a CDS encoding DsbA family oxidoreductase — protein MTIQIKVYSDFVCPYCYLAESPLLKATEDKDVEIEWMPYELRPFPQETLRPEEDYLQRSWQESVQPLSKKMGVEMILPEVSPQPHTFFAHEGLLFAKRHNKEREYAHLVFKAFYQNGEDIGKIEVLQNIAEKIGLDSIAFQQALESREFKQERESIQKEATEDLNITAVPTIIIGERVLKGLHPQANIERALRGAIRDSKFEFCDGDECE, from the coding sequence ATGACCATTCAAATAAAAGTATATTCTGATTTTGTTTGTCCATATTGTTACTTAGCTGAATCGCCATTATTAAAAGCGACGGAAGATAAAGATGTTGAGATTGAGTGGATGCCATATGAACTCCGACCATTTCCGCAAGAAACATTGCGTCCTGAAGAAGATTATTTACAAAGATCGTGGCAAGAGTCTGTTCAGCCTTTATCAAAGAAAATGGGTGTTGAAATGATACTGCCAGAAGTATCTCCTCAACCTCATACTTTCTTTGCTCATGAAGGATTGTTGTTTGCCAAGAGACACAACAAGGAAAGAGAGTATGCACATCTCGTTTTCAAAGCTTTCTATCAAAACGGAGAAGATATCGGGAAGATTGAGGTTCTTCAAAACATTGCTGAGAAAATTGGTCTCGACAGTATCGCATTTCAACAAGCATTGGAATCTCGTGAATTTAAGCAAGAAAGAGAAAGTATTCAAAAAGAGGCAACAGAAGATCTAAACATTACGGCTGTTCCAACTATCATTATTGGTGAGAGAGTATTAAAGGGTCTGCATCCGCAAGCTAATATTGAACGTGCACTTAGAGGGGCTATCAGGGATTCGAAATTCGAATTTTGTGACGGCGACGAATGTGAATAG
- a CDS encoding MDR family MFS transporter, with protein sequence MRNLLKKWHPAVVVIVAGTLFTRAAFFMTMPFLAIYLYNEKGIDPAMVGLIIGVSALTGTFGGFFGGYLSDRIGRLPVMTVAIFIWSTVFVGFALADLVWHFFLLNMLNGLCRSWFEPISRALLADVTTKENRLHVFNARYFAINVGAAIGPVVGTQLGTSNSTQAFYITAIAYLLYALLIVFTLRGYSNDLKGGEERKFSIKSAIGVLARDRVLAFFLIGNTIVMMAQSQMDTTLAQYIGNAPQFENGVKLFAYLVVTNAITVLLLQFPVTNFVRRFQPMNALRFGSFAFSLALLGFGLSTNWIFLVISMVFLTVGEIIVFVMSDVLLDDLAPEHMRGTYFGAMSFRSIGFSAGPWIGGLLLSTFGFEHGFYVFGVLTLISLLSLPFFQYGEGIRKTLLEQQSAST encoded by the coding sequence ATGAGAAATTTACTTAAAAAGTGGCATCCAGCAGTCGTTGTTATTGTAGCTGGAACATTGTTTACGCGAGCGGCATTTTTTATGACTATGCCATTCTTAGCCATTTATCTGTACAACGAAAAAGGAATCGATCCTGCTATGGTTGGTTTGATTATTGGAGTAAGTGCTCTAACGGGTACGTTCGGTGGTTTCTTTGGGGGCTATCTATCTGATCGTATAGGAAGGCTTCCTGTGATGACGGTTGCTATCTTCATTTGGAGTACTGTGTTTGTTGGATTCGCGTTAGCAGACCTCGTATGGCATTTCTTTTTATTAAACATGTTAAACGGACTTTGCCGCTCATGGTTTGAGCCCATATCAAGAGCTTTGCTTGCCGATGTAACGACAAAAGAAAACCGGCTGCATGTTTTCAATGCTCGGTACTTTGCAATCAATGTGGGTGCTGCAATTGGTCCGGTTGTAGGAACGCAGCTCGGTACATCAAATTCGACCCAAGCTTTTTACATAACGGCGATCGCGTATCTACTATATGCGTTATTAATTGTATTCACACTGAGAGGCTACTCCAACGACTTAAAGGGTGGGGAAGAAAGGAAGTTCTCAATAAAGTCTGCTATTGGTGTACTTGCAAGAGATAGAGTGCTTGCTTTTTTTCTGATCGGAAATACAATTGTTATGATGGCACAGTCACAAATGGATACGACACTCGCGCAATATATAGGAAACGCACCTCAGTTCGAAAATGGCGTTAAGCTATTTGCATACCTTGTTGTTACAAATGCAATAACCGTTTTGTTACTTCAGTTTCCAGTCACAAACTTTGTCAGGCGATTTCAGCCGATGAATGCACTCCGTTTCGGAAGTTTTGCATTCAGTCTTGCATTGCTTGGATTTGGATTATCAACGAATTGGATTTTTCTTGTCATCAGTATGGTGTTTTTAACCGTCGGGGAAATTATCGTGTTCGTTATGAGTGATGTACTCTTAGACGATCTAGCGCCAGAGCACATGAGAGGTACATATTTTGGGGCGATGTCGTTTCGATCGATTGGGTTCAGTGCGGGGCCATGGATTGGCGGTTTACTTTTAAGTACATTTGGCTTTGAACATGGATTTTATGTGTTTGGGGTTCTAACGCTCATCTCATTGCTGTCCTTGCCATTCTTTCAATACGGAGAAGGAATCCGTAAAACGCTCCTAGAACAACAATCTGCTTCAACTTAA
- a CDS encoding VOC family protein, whose amino-acid sequence MITGIEHTGIMVSNMEESIKFYTEVLGLDLLDRFDHTSVPVELAFLGVEGKVLVELIAGYTGPVTNEGKVHHIAFSVQNIEEQYELLQKKDVVMKDKEITELPNGKYFFFFGPDEESLEFFESK is encoded by the coding sequence ATGATTACTGGAATTGAACATACTGGAATTATGGTTTCTAACATGGAGGAGTCTATCAAATTTTATACCGAGGTACTTGGTTTAGATCTATTAGATCGTTTCGATCATACAAGCGTACCCGTCGAATTAGCCTTCTTAGGGGTAGAAGGAAAAGTGCTTGTTGAGTTGATCGCTGGTTATACAGGGCCTGTAACGAATGAAGGGAAGGTCCATCATATTGCATTTTCTGTACAGAATATTGAAGAGCAGTATGAGTTGTTGCAGAAAAAAGATGTTGTCATGAAAGATAAAGAAATTACAGAGCTTCCAAACGGAAAATACTTTTTCTTTTTTGGACCAGATGAAGAATCACTCGAATTTTTTGAGAGTAAATAG
- a CDS encoding toprim domain-containing protein — translation MTGYIVEGKSDQLRVQSVHPHAHFVILNGISFRHKERRAIEEALILCDEVYVLTDPDEPGDKIALKIMETYPEIKRIHIDPKKARNVRESRYKYGVEYCSNQYLKETLPGI, via the coding sequence ATGACCGGATACATTGTTGAAGGCAAAAGTGATCAACTGAGAGTACAGAGTGTTCATCCTCACGCCCATTTTGTTATTCTAAATGGAATTTCATTTCGGCATAAAGAACGAAGAGCAATTGAAGAAGCATTGATTCTTTGTGATGAAGTATATGTATTAACTGATCCAGATGAGCCTGGTGACAAGATCGCTTTAAAAATCATGGAAACATACCCAGAGATCAAACGAATTCATATTGATCCGAAGAAAGCTAGAAATGTTAGAGAAAGTCGCTACAAGTATGGTGTTGAATACTGTTCAAATCAATATTTAAAAGAAACGCTGCCAGGCATTTAA
- a CDS encoding NUDIX domain-containing protein yields MHKHRGIYCICLNESRELLVIEKNGGPYKNRLDLPGGTPNDGESEYETVIREVLEETGYMVIKGMKLGERCYELPWNYKEWTRSQHSAVFFDCRIDIHSQSAIADIPDQDSSGARWIPISDLKKEWCSPLVWEAAQYALTKRIPSEMKIYETWRVQKIPLYPIT; encoded by the coding sequence ATGCATAAACACAGAGGAATCTATTGTATTTGTTTGAACGAATCTAGGGAACTGCTCGTTATCGAAAAGAACGGTGGTCCTTATAAAAATCGCTTGGATCTTCCTGGAGGCACACCAAACGATGGTGAATCTGAATACGAAACGGTTATTCGTGAAGTTCTAGAAGAGACTGGCTATATGGTGATAAAAGGTATGAAACTAGGTGAACGCTGTTATGAACTTCCTTGGAACTATAAGGAATGGACCCGGTCACAACATTCAGCGGTTTTCTTTGATTGCAGGATAGACATTCATTCCCAATCGGCTATAGCTGATATCCCAGATCAAGATTCTAGCGGAGCAAGGTGGATTCCTATTAGTGATCTAAAGAAGGAATGGTGCTCTCCTCTTGTATGGGAAGCAGCGCAATATGCTTTGACCAAACGTATTCCGTCTGAAATGAAAATATATGAAACATGGCGAGTACAAAAGATACCACTATATCCTATAACTTAA
- a CDS encoding methyl-accepting chemotaxis protein has protein sequence MNPSFASNLQTNKLVTKMLWGMYFLGLASTYASTKTINSVFFYGIAGLLILLSLSIWTYRKWAPFAVQYFVVIGLTILTVIMADSNPKISTYLMTYVCLAVITLYHNYLSILLSGISGLLLTNFFFFQYKETMFAGQDPKIIISLNVFLTVITAALVAQARIGQRMHENILSAEKQSEQDKMKLEQLLSKIKDASENLHHFSQSVKENVTRTGEISSNITYAFTEVAKGVESQAVSVGGMSHSVTSTNDVAKGLFQHSNDMKKLSEQTAIVTNAGENQILELSSKMKEVSELMQQTNTLMYELNQQSESIEGILTTIEEISSQTNLLALNAAIEAARAGDQGRGFAVVADEVRRLAEDSQHSTKQIGSILSEIRNKAQQAAQFVNGSQGVVTSSLEATEKTAENFNQILMNTNQVAAQSSEVQELINQLYESTGYIVGEIHSVSGIAETSSGSVEEVLASVEEQHKCVEEVVDSFNKFEALTSELNELVKE, from the coding sequence TTGAATCCATCATTTGCCTCAAATTTACAAACGAATAAACTGGTTACAAAAATGTTATGGGGTATGTATTTTCTCGGTCTAGCAAGCACATATGCGAGTACGAAAACCATAAACAGTGTCTTTTTTTATGGTATAGCTGGACTTCTAATTCTTTTATCACTCTCGATTTGGACGTACCGAAAGTGGGCTCCCTTCGCCGTTCAATATTTTGTTGTTATCGGGTTAACGATACTGACCGTTATCATGGCAGACTCGAATCCGAAGATTTCCACTTACCTGATGACTTATGTATGCTTAGCAGTCATCACGTTATATCATAACTACCTTTCAATCTTACTATCGGGTATTAGTGGATTATTGTTAACTAATTTCTTCTTTTTTCAATATAAAGAAACGATGTTTGCTGGACAAGATCCTAAGATTATTATCTCATTAAACGTTTTCTTAACTGTTATTACTGCTGCATTAGTAGCTCAAGCAAGAATTGGTCAACGAATGCATGAAAATATCTTAAGTGCTGAAAAACAGTCAGAGCAAGATAAGATGAAGTTGGAACAATTGTTGAGTAAAATAAAAGATGCATCAGAAAATCTGCATCATTTTAGTCAGTCTGTAAAGGAAAACGTTACAAGAACAGGTGAAATATCAAGCAACATTACGTATGCTTTTACAGAAGTAGCTAAAGGTGTAGAATCTCAGGCTGTCAGTGTAGGTGGAATGAGTCATTCTGTCACAAGCACTAACGATGTGGCAAAAGGTCTTTTTCAACACTCAAATGATATGAAAAAACTTTCAGAGCAAACGGCAATCGTTACAAACGCAGGAGAAAATCAAATATTAGAACTTTCTTCTAAGATGAAAGAAGTGAGTGAGCTGATGCAGCAAACGAACACTCTTATGTATGAATTAAATCAGCAGAGTGAATCAATCGAAGGAATCTTAACGACAATAGAAGAAATCTCTTCTCAAACGAATCTGCTTGCATTGAATGCGGCGATTGAAGCTGCACGAGCTGGAGATCAAGGTAGAGGATTTGCTGTAGTTGCAGACGAAGTTCGGCGCCTTGCTGAAGATTCTCAACATTCAACTAAGCAGATCGGATCTATATTAAGTGAAATTCGTAACAAAGCGCAACAAGCCGCCCAATTTGTAAATGGGTCGCAAGGGGTTGTCACATCCAGTCTGGAAGCAACAGAGAAAACAGCAGAGAATTTTAATCAAATATTAATGAACACAAATCAAGTTGCTGCACAGTCTTCTGAAGTCCAAGAATTAATCAATCAACTGTATGAATCTACCGGATACATCGTAGGAGAGATTCATTCGGTTTCAGGAATAGCAGAAACATCAAGTGGTTCTGTTGAAGAAGTTCTTGCATCTGTAGAAGAACAACATAAGTGTGTAGAAGAAGTGGTTGATAGTTTCAACAAATTTGAAGCCTTAACCTCAGAACTAAATGAACTGGTAAAAGAATAA
- the cspD gene encoding cold-shock protein CspD codes for MQTGKVKWFNAEKGFGFIEVEGGDDVFVHFSAIQSEGFKSLDEGQEVEFEIVDGARGPQAANVTKK; via the coding sequence ATGCAAACAGGTAAAGTAAAATGGTTTAACGCTGAAAAAGGTTTCGGATTCATCGAAGTTGAAGGTGGAGACGACGTATTCGTACACTTCTCTGCAATCCAATCAGAAGGATTCAAATCACTTGACGAAGGTCAAGAAGTAGAATTTGAAATTGTTGACGGAGCTCGCGGACCACAAGCAGCTAACGTAACTAAAAAATAA
- a CDS encoding late competence development ComFB family protein → MNVKNAMEILVEEALKNYWGQLQLPCKCEICKADVFAITLNNLPPRYVSNEDGYAFVKAQNFDDQSRVNILNQIVKATGIVATRPSHDLKPSPTSE, encoded by the coding sequence ATGAATGTAAAAAACGCCATGGAGATTCTAGTAGAAGAAGCATTAAAGAATTATTGGGGACAGCTTCAGCTTCCTTGCAAATGCGAGATTTGTAAAGCTGATGTCTTCGCGATCACACTTAACAACTTGCCACCTCGTTATGTTTCAAATGAAGATGGCTACGCTTTTGTCAAAGCACAAAATTTTGATGATCAATCCAGAGTTAACATCTTAAATCAGATTGTAAAAGCGACAGGCATTGTAGCAACTCGACCATCACACGATTTGAAACCATCTCCTACTAGCGAATAG
- a CDS encoding GntR family transcriptional regulator: protein MKTKHKTNKQQYAYQVIRSRILDGRYPPGHKLVIDQLARELQTSAIPVREAIRLLEADSLISFKPYSGAIVTPFDEQAYLETLSVLAVLEGFATAESSIHFPHEKLDGLRVYTKLMEDALERLDYSLFSNYNKEFHKLTYRYCTNQFLLEQIHTTWERLGTVRQQGSTMKPVRMKRSVIEHYQLIEMMEKREDPKIVEAFARNHKLNTLKAFLEDSPQNSI from the coding sequence ATGAAGACTAAACACAAAACAAACAAACAGCAGTATGCTTATCAAGTCATCCGTTCCCGTATCTTAGATGGCAGGTATCCGCCAGGTCACAAACTTGTCATTGACCAACTTGCTAGAGAACTTCAGACAAGTGCGATTCCTGTTCGTGAAGCGATCAGGTTGCTAGAAGCGGATTCTCTAATCTCGTTTAAACCATACTCAGGAGCGATTGTTACCCCCTTTGATGAACAAGCATATTTAGAAACTTTATCCGTTCTAGCCGTATTAGAAGGTTTTGCGACTGCAGAATCATCAATACACTTTCCTCACGAAAAACTTGATGGTTTAAGAGTGTATACAAAACTTATGGAAGATGCACTTGAACGACTTGATTACTCTCTTTTCTCCAATTACAACAAAGAATTTCATAAACTCACTTACAGATATTGCACCAATCAATTTCTATTAGAACAGATTCATACAACTTGGGAAAGGCTGGGGACTGTTCGTCAGCAGGGATCAACAATGAAACCTGTTCGAATGAAGCGATCAGTTATAGAACACTATCAACTAATCGAGATGATGGAAAAAAGAGAAGACCCCAAAATAGTAGAGGCATTTGCAAGAAACCATAAATTAAATACACTAAAAGCTTTTCTTGAGGATTCCCCACAAAATTCTATTTGA
- the hpaI gene encoding 2,4-dihydroxyhept-2-ene-1,7-dioic acid aldolase gives MKVEEVKKSLRGSIAPIITPFHEDESLDLETLKRLIDWHIQSGSHGISVTGTTGEPSSLTLKERELVMETAIKAVNKRVPIVPGTGSTNHQESLHLTKLAQEMGADAAMVIVPYYNKPSQHALYKHFKLIADSVDIPLIIYNIPGRTAVNLEVKTLARLNEDCPNIIGVKESNKDFEHINRVLLHCGRDFLLYSGIELLCYPMLAIGGAGYISATANVLPSKVAEVYNAWDSGNVEEALKLHYDLMPLNDVLFKDTNPAPLKAALGMMGRINPTLRMPMDLPTESLQKEIRAVLADYGLVEKIGSEV, from the coding sequence ATGAAAGTGGAAGAAGTTAAGAAATCGCTAAGAGGATCAATCGCTCCAATCATCACCCCTTTTCATGAAGATGAATCGTTAGATCTTGAAACACTTAAAAGGTTGATAGACTGGCACATCCAATCTGGAAGTCATGGTATCTCTGTTACAGGAACAACAGGGGAACCGTCATCACTGACATTAAAAGAACGTGAGCTTGTCATGGAAACAGCAATTAAAGCGGTAAACAAGCGTGTACCAATTGTACCTGGAACAGGTTCCACCAACCATCAAGAATCACTTCACTTAACAAAACTCGCTCAAGAAATGGGAGCAGATGCCGCTATGGTGATCGTCCCTTACTACAATAAGCCCTCACAACACGCACTTTACAAACATTTTAAACTCATCGCAGATTCAGTAGACATCCCACTCATCATTTATAACATCCCAGGTAGAACAGCAGTGAATTTGGAAGTAAAGACGCTAGCGCGACTTAATGAAGACTGTCCAAACATTATTGGAGTAAAAGAATCTAATAAAGACTTTGAACACATAAACCGAGTGCTTTTACATTGTGGACGTGACTTTTTGCTGTATTCGGGAATAGAGCTGCTTTGCTATCCGATGCTTGCCATTGGAGGGGCAGGATACATATCTGCAACAGCGAACGTACTTCCTTCCAAAGTGGCAGAAGTATACAACGCATGGGATTCTGGAAATGTAGAAGAAGCATTGAAGCTGCATTATGATTTGATGCCTTTAAATGATGTTCTTTTTAAAGATACGAATCCAGCACCGTTGAAAGCTGCACTTGGAATGATGGGCAGAATCAATCCAACATTAAGAATGCCGATGGATCTACCAACTGAATCTCTGCAAAAAGAAATCAGAGCCGTCCTTGCTGATTACGGATTAGTAGAAAAAATAGGGAGTGAAGTATAA
- a CDS encoding fumarylacetoacetate hydrolase family protein, with protein MKHARVIFEGREQKGTIVDDVITFSSGKTANLTEIETWLPPFQPNKMIGLALNYADHADELGLEKPAEPVLFIKPNSSLVGHKGQVFYPDGATYMHYENELAVVIGKEGRNIKAEHAMEFVSGYTIANDVTVRDFVNNWYRPPVRAKGHDTFGPMGPYYVDAADIPDVTNLELRTYVNGELRQQGNTKDLMYSIPEIIEFVSSFMTLEPNDVIWTGTPKGISHVHPGDVVRLEIDYLGSLENTIVDGRTEKVPTGGKDHEAGN; from the coding sequence ATGAAACACGCACGCGTTATTTTTGAAGGAAGAGAACAAAAAGGAACAATTGTTGATGATGTGATTACGTTTTCATCAGGTAAAACAGCAAATCTAACCGAAATTGAAACATGGCTGCCTCCGTTTCAACCGAACAAAATGATAGGCCTTGCACTAAATTACGCAGATCATGCAGATGAACTAGGACTTGAGAAGCCAGCAGAACCCGTTCTGTTTATTAAACCAAACTCATCACTTGTAGGACATAAAGGCCAAGTGTTCTATCCAGACGGTGCAACATACATGCACTATGAAAATGAACTGGCGGTCGTCATCGGTAAAGAGGGACGAAACATCAAAGCTGAACATGCGATGGAATTTGTAAGCGGTTACACTATTGCGAATGATGTTACCGTCCGTGACTTCGTGAACAACTGGTATCGTCCGCCTGTTCGAGCAAAAGGGCACGACACGTTTGGTCCGATGGGTCCTTATTATGTAGATGCAGCTGACATTCCGGATGTGACAAACCTTGAACTTCGCACGTATGTAAACGGTGAATTAAGACAGCAAGGAAATACAAAAGATTTAATGTATTCGATCCCGGAAATCATTGAATTTGTGTCATCGTTCATGACGCTTGAACCCAATGATGTGATTTGGACCGGTACACCAAAAGGTATCTCTCACGTTCACCCTGGTGATGTTGTAAGACTTGAGATCGATTATCTTGGGTCACTTGAAAATACGATTGTTGATGGACGAACTGAAAAGGTGCCAACTGGAGGGAAGGATCATGAAGCCGGAAATTAA
- the hpaE gene encoding 5-carboxymethyl-2-hydroxymuconate semialdehyde dehydrogenase: MKPEIKEMIQHYIDGQFVSGHKGDFFVNVNPYTNEKINSVSEGTKEDINLAAKAAKEAFKQGPWGKMKQEKRLQYIYKIADLIDRDVEEISLLESYDTGLPIAQTRKMVGRAADNFRFYAEMVKNRMSGEAYHVDDEFMNYTIQKPVGVAGLITPWNAPFMLETWKIAPALATGNTVILKPAEWSPLTANKLAELVDEAGLPKGVFNVVHGFGETAGASLVAHDDVQLISFTGETKTGSEIMRNGAASLKRFSMELGGKSPIIVFDDCDFERALDACVWGIFSFNGERCTANSRLFLQESVKDEFVARLKERVDNIIVGDPSDPDTEVGPLIHTEHYENVKRYLQIAVDEGAEVYTQALSASHKKGNFVAPTLLLNVKNDMTVAQEEIFGPVLSVMTFKDEQEVIEYANDIKYGLAGYVWTNDMKKGLRVANAVEAGMLWVNSQNVRDLRIPFGGSKNSGIGREGGHYAFEFYTEMKVVHVALADHHIQQFGKKKQSLQTEAKH, encoded by the coding sequence ATGAAGCCGGAAATTAAAGAAATGATTCAACACTATATAGATGGACAGTTTGTTTCGGGACATAAGGGAGATTTTTTCGTTAATGTAAATCCGTATACGAACGAAAAGATCAACTCGGTAAGCGAAGGAACGAAAGAAGATATTAATCTAGCAGCAAAAGCGGCAAAGGAAGCTTTTAAACAAGGTCCTTGGGGTAAGATGAAGCAGGAAAAGCGTCTTCAATACATCTATAAGATTGCTGATTTGATTGATCGTGATGTAGAAGAGATTTCGTTGTTAGAATCCTATGATACGGGACTTCCTATAGCTCAAACAAGAAAGATGGTAGGACGTGCGGCAGATAACTTTCGGTTTTATGCCGAGATGGTAAAGAACCGTATGTCTGGTGAAGCTTATCATGTGGATGATGAGTTCATGAACTATACGATTCAAAAGCCTGTAGGTGTGGCCGGGCTTATTACACCATGGAATGCGCCGTTCATGCTTGAGACATGGAAAATTGCACCTGCACTTGCAACAGGGAACACGGTGATTCTAAAGCCAGCAGAGTGGTCGCCGTTAACTGCTAATAAACTAGCAGAACTTGTGGATGAAGCAGGACTGCCAAAAGGTGTGTTTAACGTCGTTCATGGTTTTGGTGAAACAGCTGGTGCATCGCTTGTTGCACATGATGATGTGCAGCTTATCTCGTTTACCGGAGAGACGAAGACAGGTTCCGAGATTATGAGAAACGGTGCTGCTTCATTGAAACGCTTTTCTATGGAACTTGGCGGAAAGTCACCGATCATCGTATTTGATGACTGTGACTTTGAGCGTGCGCTAGACGCTTGTGTATGGGGCATCTTCTCTTTTAACGGAGAAAGGTGTACAGCAAATTCTCGTTTGTTTCTTCAAGAATCCGTTAAAGATGAGTTTGTGGCTCGTTTAAAGGAGAGGGTGGATAACATTATCGTTGGGGATCCATCTGATCCAGATACGGAAGTTGGCCCACTCATCCATACGGAACACTATGAAAATGTGAAGCGTTATTTACAGATTGCTGTAGACGAAGGTGCAGAAGTATATACACAAGCACTCTCTGCATCTCACAAAAAAGGGAATTTTGTAGCTCCGACACTTTTATTAAACGTAAAAAATGATATGACGGTGGCGCAAGAAGAAATATTCGGTCCTGTTTTATCTGTGATGACGTTTAAAGATGAACAAGAAGTGATCGAATACGCAAATGATATTAAGTACGGTCTCGCAGGCTATGTGTGGACGAACGACATGAAAAAAGGTCTCCGTGTCGCAAATGCCGTTGAAGCTGGTATGCTCTGGGTGAATTCACAGAACGTACGTGATCTTCGTATTCCGTTTGGTGGCTCAAAAAATTCGGGTATCGGCCGTGAAGGCGGACACTATGCGTTTGAGTTTTACACCGAGATGAAAGTAGTGCATGTTGCACTCGCAGATCATCACATTCAACAGTTCGGAAAGAAAAAACAGTCGCTTCAAACCGAAGCGAAACATTAG